A single window of Deltaproteobacteria bacterium DNA harbors:
- a CDS encoding methylmalonyl-CoA mutase, translating into MFKDDQMEKDRNGREAWEKELSAQLSRYPERQQRFSTVSDLEIKNIYSPTDVAGMDYEGDLNYPCSYPYTRGVQLSMYRGRLWTMRMFAGLGSAEDTNQRFHYLVQQGQTGLSTAFHMPTLMGYDSDSPL; encoded by the coding sequence ATGTTTAAAGACGACCAAATGGAAAAGGACCGGAATGGGAGGGAAGCCTGGGAAAAAGAACTTTCCGCACAGCTTTCCCGTTACCCGGAAAGGCAACAACGATTTTCGACGGTCTCCGACCTGGAGATAAAAAATATCTATTCTCCGACGGACGTCGCCGGAATGGATTATGAAGGTGATTTGAATTACCCCTGTTCCTATCCCTACACCCGAGGGGTTCAGCTTTCCATGTATCGCGGTCGTCTCTGGACCATGCGCATGTTTGCCGGGCTGGGCTCGGCCGAGGATACCAATCAGCGCTTCCATTATCTGGTCCAGCAGGGACAGACGGGGTTGAGCACGGCCTTTCATATGCCCACCCTCATGGGCTACGACAGCGATTCCCCCCT